The sequence AAGAAAAAGATAAAAAAGAAACTGAGCAATAGAGCAAGCCAGGAGTTTTTGTTTTTTTGCATAGAATTTAAGGGAATTACCAAACAGCCCGCTTATAGTGATCTGCAATTTTTCTATCTTTAGTAATCAGACTTGCCTTATAGAGAGAAGCTTGGGCAACTATTAATCGGTCAAAAGCATCTCGCGTCCAGTGGATATGTGACGCCTCATTTATAATCGCTAAAAAAGAATCATCTTTAATTTCAATGGCAATCACAGCGGAAACCCCACGAAAAATATCCTTGCCTTTATAAGTGATTTTTTTGACCTCGTAGAGGTAATCGATTTCAAGAATCGAGAGCGGGCTTAGCCAAAGCTGAACATTTTTGATCAGTTCAATCACTCGAGGCGAAATCAGATGTGTTTTACCTTCGAATAGCCAGATAAGAACATGGGTATCTATAAAGGGCCTGGATTCCATTCCTTCTCCCAACTTATATTTAAAAGTTCTTCATCGCTACAAAGCAGCGCCTTGCGTTTTTTAAGACGGCTAATGTCATTCATAATCTGAACTTGTTTGGCTTGCTTTTTTGGGACAATTTGCAGAATGACCCCATCCCGATTAATTTCGAGTG is a genomic window of Deltaproteobacteria bacterium containing:
- a CDS encoding type II toxin-antitoxin system Phd/YefM family antitoxin; the encoded protein is MKININLITPSQFRANIYKYLDEVAKKGKTLEINRDGVILQIVPKKQAKQVQIMNDISRLKKRKALLCSDEELLNISWEKEWNPGPL
- a CDS encoding PIN domain-containing protein, translated to MESRPFIDTHVLIWLFEGKTHLISPRVIELIKNVQLWLSPLSILEIDYLYEVKKITYKGKDIFRGVSAVIAIEIKDDSFLAIINEASHIHWTRDAFDRLIVAQASLYKASLITKDRKIADHYKRAVW